The window ACTTGAGCTGCTTCACCAGGAAGCGCATCTGGGCGCCGGCGGACTTCGGGACGGGGCGCGTGAAGTGCTGTTCGTCGGCCCGGGTCAGGCTGTCGGAGATGTCGGGCATGGGTTACTCGCCGTCCGCGGCTGCGTCGTGGCCCTTGATGTGGCGGGCCGGGTTGATGTGTTCGTCGAGGAGTCCCACGGCCCACAGGAGCGGCTGGGTGCCCTCGTGCTTGACCATGCCGGGGCTGACGCCGAGGCGGAAGCCGCCGGGGAGGGGCTTGCCCTCGGGGGTGTGGGGGAGGAAGTCGAGGGGGCTGGGGCCGTCCGAGAGGTAGACCGCGCAGTCCGAGAGGACCGCGATGGGGTGGAGGCCGACGGTGGAGAGCTTGAGCATCTTGCGGTGCATGTTGACCCGGGCCGTGGAGATGACGGCGGCGCGGATGTCGGGGCGCCAGGTGGGGCGTTCGAGGGCGGGCCAAGGTTCGCCCGGACGGTAGCCGGCGCCTTGGGGGCGTTCGCGGAGTTTACCGATGCCGCCCTTGACGGTCGACTTGATGGCGGACAGGACGGCCCTGGCGGTGGCGGCTGTGGGGTCGTCTGTGGGGTGGGTGGCGGATTTGTGCGTCGTCATCGCCTGGAGGAACTCGGCCTCCGTGAGGGTGGGGGTGACGCCCAGGTCCGCCATCGTCGCCATGTAGGCGTCACGGAGGCGGGTGTACCAGGCGTCCAGGTAGGGGCCGTTGTCCGGGCGGATCCAGGCCTCGGTCGGGTGGACGTCGTGGCCGAGCTCCTGGGCGTAGGCGAGGGTCGGGGTGGCGTACCAGGCGGGACCGGTGGGGGGTCGGCCGTGCGGGGTGAAGGGGCTGGGCAGGAGGGGGTCGTGGGGGAGGGCGGAGAGGTCCGCCAGCCAGCAGCCGGGGGTCTTCGGGTCGAAGCGGGGACGCTCGGTGTGGACGGCGGGGCCCAGGCCGACGGGGAGGCGGTTGGCGGCCGCGGCGAAGGCCATGTTCACGTCGATGCCGACGGCGTGGGTGCGGGCGCACTCGGCGTCGGTGAGGAGCTCCGGGTCGCGGATCCAGTCGTAGGCCTCCTCGTCGAGGACCTGGTCGGGGGTGCGCTGGTGGGAGCGGGGGTACAGGGCGGCGACCACCGGGTGCTCGTCGGGGGCTTCCGGGGGAGCGGGGTCGACGGGGTGGGTCAGGGAGCCGGGGACGGGGGCGGACTCCCAGGCGTTCGTCCGGGGGTTGCGGGCGGCGCGGGTGGGCGGACGGAGCGCCGTCATGAGTTCGAGGCCGGTGACGGCGGTGGAGCCGCGGGGGGTGAGGACGCGGGTGGCGTAGGTGGTGAGGATGTCCGCGAGTTCGGGGGCGGGCAGTTCGGCGGTCCCTTCGCCCCAGGCGCGGGGGTCCAGGGCGCCCCAGGGGAGGATCGCGAGCTGGACGCACTGGCGGCCGGTGGTGGGGGTGGCCGGGCGGTAGACGCGGGCCCAGGGGCCGAAGCCGCGGCGGGTGAGTTGCCACTTGGCCTTGGTGAGGAGCTTGAGGGTGGGGTGGTTGTCGGGGAGGCGGAGGGTGCGGCGGTCTTCGAGGGTGAGCGGGAGGCCGAGGGCTTCGGTGGCGGCGGGGGTGAGGACGAGGAGGGGGTCGCCGTCCCTGCCGTTGCGGTGGAGGCGGGGGGCGCGGAGGTCGGCCGTGGGGCCGAGGGCCCAGGTGATGAGGGTGGGGAGGTCGGTGCGGGCCTTGGGGGGGAGGGGGAGGAGGAGGCCGGAGGCGGCGTGGGCGTGGTCCGTGCCGTTCAGGACTACTAGGGGGCCGTTTCCTTCCAGGGGGGTGGGGGTGGGGTGTGCTTGCCGTGGGCGGGGGGTGGGGTGGCCCTGCGGGGCTGTTCCCCTACCCGCCCCTTCCCGAAACTGGGGCTGCGCCCCAGACCCCGGGGGGGTGGATCCCGGGGGGGTGGTGCGGTGCGCGGCGCCTGCGGCGCGCGCGAGGGCGTGCTCGGGTGCCGCCCGTTCCGGGGTGGCGGCGGGGGCTGGGGTCGGGGCGTTAACGGCGTTAACGCCGTTAAGGGTGGGCGGGGCTGCGGGGGGTGTGGGTGCGGCCGGATGTGGGGGCGTGGCGTTAACGGCGTTAACGGCGGGTGGGGCCGGCGGAGCTGCGGGTGCAGCCGGCGCCGAGGGCGCAGCCGGTGCTGGGGGTGTGGGGTTAACGGCGGGCGAGGTTGCCGGGGGTGGTGTTGGGGTTTGGGGGTTAACGGCGTTAACGGTCGGGGGGGATGCCGGGGCCGCGGCAAGCGTGGGGGCGTTAACGGCGTTAACGGCGGGTGGGGCCGGCGGAGCTGCGGGTGCAGCCGGTGCTGGGGGTGTGGGGTTAACGGCGTTAAGGGTTGGGGGGACGGCCCGGGGTGGGGTCGGGGCCGGCGTGGGGGCGTTAACGATGTGCGGGGTGAGGGGTGGAGGGGTAACGGCGTGGGCGGCGCCGGTGCCGCTGGTGGTGGGGGGTGGGGTGTGCGGAGCGTTGGGGGTGGGGGTGACGTCTGACGTCTGGGGGTTAACGGCGTTAACGGGGGGGTCGTTCGGGTGGGGGGTGTTAACGGCGTTAAGGGGGGTGGTGGGGGGGTGGAGGGTGGAGAGGCCTTCCAGGAGGCGGGCGTAGGCGGCGCGTTTGGGGGGGCGGGGGGCGGTGCGGCCGGTTTCCCAGGAGGTGACCGTTTCGCGGCGGACCGAGAGCGCCTTGGCGATCTGGTCCTGGCTGAGGCCGGCGGCCTCGCGCAGGCGCTTGCGTTCGTCCGGGTGCGGGAGCCCGTCCTGCGCGGCTGCTTCTTCGAGCAGGGCGTCGACCGCTGCGAAGAGGGTGCTCTGTTCGTTCTTGTCGCTCATGGGTACCTCCGGGTGCAGCCTATGCGAACCGCACGTTTGAACGCACATGAAACGCACGTGGGGGCGTCGGCGGCGTGGTGCCGTCAGCGCCCCCGGCGTGGGTGTGGCCTCAGATGCGGGTGATCAGGAGTTCGGTGACGGCCTTCAGGTCGTCCGGGGTGAGGTGGGCGGTGAGGGCGTCCGCGATGGTCTCCGGGGAGTCCGTCGAGATGGTGATCCGGGGGGTGGGGGTGGGGGTGGGGGTCGCCTTCGGGGTGGGGGGGTTAACGGCGTTAACGGGGGGGCGGGTGCGTTGGCGTGGGGGGGTGGTGGTCTCGGCCGCGGCTGACTCTTGCTGTTCCTGGGGGAGGCGGCCGATGCGTCGGGCCGGTTCCACCTTGAGTTCGCCCGTCTCCACCTTCTCCTGGAGGCTCGGGGTGAGGTTGAGGAGGGTCAGGCGCTGGGAGACCCAGGCCGCCGTCTTGCCGAGCCGCTTGGCGACCTGGGCCTGGGAGCCGTGGACCTCGACGAGCTCCTGGAGGGCGCGCGCCTGGTCCATGGGGGCCACGTCGACCCGGTGGACGTTGGCGATCAGGGCCGATTCCAGGATGTCGGCGGCCGACGCGGAGAGGGCGTCGTTCACGTGGATCTGGATGGTCTTCAGGCCCGCGAGGTGGGCCGCCGCCAGTCGGCGGTTGCCGTCGATGACCACGTACGGGGCGCGGCCCAGGCCGTCGGTCTGGCCCGGGTGGGCCTCCATGAAGGCCATGCGGGTGGCGACGGCGAGGGGCTGGAGCTGGCCGCGGGCGGTGAGGGACGCCGCCAGTTCGTCGATCTCCGTGAGGTCCTCGCGGAGGTTGAACGGGTTGTGGGCGAGGGCCTCGATGGGGACCTCCGATGGGGGGATCACTCCGGAGGTGGGGGCACCCGTGGCTTCGGCGATGGCCGCGCGGCGGGAGCTGACGCCCACCGGTTGGGCCCTGGCGAAGGATGCCGAGACGCCGAGCTTGTCGGCCTTGCTGCTCATGAGATCTCCCGGGCGAGGGCGCGCAGGGCGACGGCTTGGTCGCCCTTGGGGGCGTAGACGAACAACGGCTGCTTCACGCGGACGGCTTCGCGCTGTTCCTTGAGGTCGGGGACGATGGCCACGACCCGCGGATCCTTTATGTCCAACCAGGCCTGGAGGGAGGACGTCGCGATGTACCCGCGGCGGCCGTCGTAGAGGTTCACGACGAGGCCGAGGTAGTCGATGTCGAGGCTGAGATCGTCGCGCAGATCGTTGATCTGGGAGGTGAGCAGGTCGTAGGCGTCGGCGGAGGAGTCCTCGGCCTGTACGACGATCAGGGCCCCGGAGGCGCCCGGCTGTTCGGCGTCGCGGCGGCGGCCGTAGTAGATGGCGGCGTCCATGCTGAGGCCGAGGCTGGGCGGGCAGTCGATGAGGATGACGTCGTAGTCGGACTCGACGGGCGCGAGGGCGCGTTCGAGGGCGGCCTCGCGGGCGCGGACGGTGGAGAGGCGGACGTCGAGGAGGAAGGCGTCCGTGCAGGCGGGCAGGATGTGCAGGCGGTCGCCGAAGCGCTCGTCCGGGACGGGGACGATCAGGTCGGAGAGGGGGCCCTTCGCCTCGCCGGCCATGTGGCAGGTGAGGCTGTCGCCGCCGATGGGCAGGGGCTGGCCGCCGAGCTGCTTGGTGAGGTGGCCCTGGGGGTCGAAGTCGACGAGCAGGACGCGCATGCCCAGGCCCGGGAGGTCTTCGAGGTCCAGGGGAGTGGTGTGCTCCGGGTGGTGCGGGGCGTTGTCCTCGCCCGGGGAGCGGCGGGCCAGTTGGCGGGCGACGCGGACCGGGTGGAGGGTCGAGGGGTCCTCGGCGAGGGCCTCGGCGGTGCCGGCGGTGATGGCCGTCTTGCCGACTCCGCCCTTCTGGTTGCACACGACGATGCGGCGGACGACGGAGGGCCGCTTGACGGTGGGGGCCGGGTTCATCTCCAGCCAGAGGCGCACCGCTTGGGCGAGACCCTGGATGAGGGAGACGCCGCGGTCCTTGGCGTCGGAGCGGAAGGAATCCCACTGGCCGGCAGGCAGCCACGTCGAGAACGACTCGGCGCCGGAGGTGTCGACGGGGGAGGGTGCGGAGGCGAGGGCGCTCCAGTGGGCGATGCCCTGGTGGACGGCGTCCTGGATGTCGACCCGCAGTTGGGCGGTGCGGACCTTCAATTCCTGGCGGAGCCACGGGGGGAGCTTGGAGACGACCTTCTCTCGGTCGCTCTGGGACGAAGGCGAAGTCATGAGGGGGACTTTACTAACGTTCCGGGGTGCGCGTGGGCGCCACGCTTGAGTTTTGCTAACGAAGTGGGGTGGGGAGGCCGAAAACGCGACAGGGCGGCCTCGCACACGCCGTAGCGAGCACCCCCGTGGTTCGCCACGGCGTGTGCGAGGCCGCCCTGGATACGGCGGACGGACGGGCGTACGTACGTGCGTCCGTCCGTCCCGTCAGGCGACCGGGAGCGGTGTGTTGTTGGCGGTGGCTTCGGTGGCTTCGGTGGTGAGGCCGAGTTCGGCTCGGCAGGCGGGTGAGCCGGCCGGGTCGAAGAGGGGGATGCGGGAGTTCGGGACGATGCCCGGGAGGAGGTACTTCCAGAGGTCGACGATCCGGGTGTGCAGGTCCTCGCGGCCGGTGCGGACGAAGGAGGTGACCTGGAGGCCGGTGAAGGAGCCGACGAGGAAGGTGGAGAGGTCGTACACGTCGATGGACGGGAGCAGGTCTCCGCGTTCCCGCGCCGGCGTCAGGCAGGCGTGACTGGTCTCGATCCACGCGTTGTACGGGGACGGGTCGGGGTTCGTGAACGAGCCGAACTCGATGACCAGGCGGATGCCGGCGCGGACGCGGACGTTGGTGCGCAGTCCGAACGCCATCTGGTGGGTCAGGTCGATGACCGTCTGGAGACCCGGGTCCTCGATGGCGGGGACGTCCTTGGAGATCTGGAACTGTTCGTCGATCAGGGTGCGGGCGAGGGCTTCCTTGGAGGGGAAGTGGAAGTAGAGGGCGCCCTTGGTGACTCCGGCGTGCTTGACG of the Streptomyces sp. RerS4 genome contains:
- a CDS encoding helix-turn-helix transcriptional regulator, yielding MSDKNEQSTLFAAVDALLEEAAAQDGLPHPDERKRLREAAGLSQDQIAKALSVRRETVTSWETGRTAPRPPKRAAYARLLEGLSTLHPPTTPLNAVNTPHPNDPPVNAVNPQTSDVTPTPNAPHTPPPTTSGTGAAHAVTPPPLTPHIVNAPTPAPTPPRAVPPTLNAVNPTPPAPAAPAAPPAPPAVNAVNAPTLAAAPASPPTVNAVNPQTPTPPPATSPAVNPTPPAPAAPSAPAAPAAPPAPPAVNAVNATPPHPAAPTPPAAPPTLNGVNAVNAPTPAPAATPERAAPEHALARAAGAAHRTTPPGSTPPGSGAQPQFREGAGRGTAPQGHPTPRPRQAHPTPTPLEGNGPLVVLNGTDHAHAASGLLLPLPPKARTDLPTLITWALGPTADLRAPRLHRNGRDGDPLLVLTPAATEALGLPLTLEDRRTLRLPDNHPTLKLLTKAKWQLTRRGFGPWARVYRPATPTTGRQCVQLAILPWGALDPRAWGEGTAELPAPELADILTTYATRVLTPRGSTAVTGLELMTALRPPTRAARNPRTNAWESAPVPGSLTHPVDPAPPEAPDEHPVVAALYPRSHQRTPDQVLDEEAYDWIRDPELLTDAECARTHAVGIDVNMAFAAAANRLPVGLGPAVHTERPRFDPKTPGCWLADLSALPHDPLLPSPFTPHGRPPTGPAWYATPTLAYAQELGHDVHPTEAWIRPDNGPYLDAWYTRLRDAYMATMADLGVTPTLTEAEFLQAMTTHKSATHPTDDPTAATARAVLSAIKSTVKGGIGKLRERPQGAGYRPGEPWPALERPTWRPDIRAAVISTARVNMHRKMLKLSTVGLHPIAVLSDCAVYLSDGPSPLDFLPHTPEGKPLPGGFRLGVSPGMVKHEGTQPLLWAVGLLDEHINPARHIKGHDAAADGE
- a CDS encoding ParB/RepB/Spo0J family partition protein encodes the protein MSSKADKLGVSASFARAQPVGVSSRRAAIAEATGAPTSGVIPPSEVPIEALAHNPFNLREDLTEIDELAASLTARGQLQPLAVATRMAFMEAHPGQTDGLGRAPYVVIDGNRRLAAAHLAGLKTIQIHVNDALSASAADILESALIANVHRVDVAPMDQARALQELVEVHGSQAQVAKRLGKTAAWVSQRLTLLNLTPSLQEKVETGELKVEPARRIGRLPQEQQESAAAETTTPPRQRTRPPVNAVNPPTPKATPTPTPTPRITISTDSPETIADALTAHLTPDDLKAVTELLITRI
- a CDS encoding ParA family protein; the encoded protein is MTSPSSQSDREKVVSKLPPWLRQELKVRTAQLRVDIQDAVHQGIAHWSALASAPSPVDTSGAESFSTWLPAGQWDSFRSDAKDRGVSLIQGLAQAVRLWLEMNPAPTVKRPSVVRRIVVCNQKGGVGKTAITAGTAEALAEDPSTLHPVRVARQLARRSPGEDNAPHHPEHTTPLDLEDLPGLGMRVLLVDFDPQGHLTKQLGGQPLPIGGDSLTCHMAGEAKGPLSDLIVPVPDERFGDRLHILPACTDAFLLDVRLSTVRAREAALERALAPVESDYDVILIDCPPSLGLSMDAAIYYGRRRDAEQPGASGALIVVQAEDSSADAYDLLTSQINDLRDDLSLDIDYLGLVVNLYDGRRGYIATSSLQAWLDIKDPRVVAIVPDLKEQREAVRVKQPLFVYAPKGDQAVALRALAREIS
- a CDS encoding ScbR family autoregulator-binding transcription factor, encoding MARVRQERAEITRQAILDGAAIAFDRSGFGGTSLSDVVKHAGVTKGALYFHFPSKEALARTLIDEQFQISKDVPAIEDPGLQTVIDLTHQMAFGLRTNVRVRAGIRLVIEFGSFTNPDPSPYNAWIETSHACLTPARERGDLLPSIDVYDLSTFLVGSFTGLQVTSFVRTGREDLHTRIVDLWKYLLPGIVPNSRIPLFDPAGSPACRAELGLTTEATEATANNTPLPVA